Proteins encoded by one window of Perca fluviatilis chromosome 13, GENO_Pfluv_1.0, whole genome shotgun sequence:
- the LOC120570975 gene encoding glutamate receptor ionotropic, delta-1-like: MVLPPTPRNFYTLISLASQLATWDSVHGLNGSLKESRIENGMQGVTVKVVTLLEDPFVMVAENILGQPKRYKGFSIDVLDALAKILGFKYEIYQVADSKYGSQLPNGSWNGMIGDLINKRADLAVSAITITPERENVVDFSKRYLDYSVGILLRKPEEKINIFSLFAPFDLAVWACIAAAIPVVGVLIFLLNRLQALRSSATQNAPPGPPTNGGVGPGSLNSAIWIVYGAFVHQGLIPVAVMGLIKLLRN; the protein is encoded by the exons CTGGCTACGTGGGACTCTGTTCACGGCCTCAACGGCAGTCTGAAGGAGAGTCGCATAGAGAACGGCATGCAGGGAGTCACGGTCAAAGTGGTCACTTTACTG gagGATCCTTTCGTCATGGTGGCGGAGAACATCTTGGGGCAGCCAAAGAGATATAAAGGATTCTCCATCGACGTCCTGGACGCCCTCGCCAAAATCCTGGGCTTCAAATATGAGATCTACCAG GTGGCAGACAGTAAATATGGATCTCAACTTCCCAACGGCTCGTGGAACGGCATGATTGGTGATCTCATCAACAAG agAGCCGACCTGGCGGTGTCGGCCATCACCATCACACCGGAGAGGGAGAACGTGGTCGACTTCAGCAAGCGCTACCTGGACTACAGCGTTGGCATCCTGCTGCGAAAACCCGAAGAAAAGATCAACATCTTCTCTCTGTTCGCGCCCTTCGACCTCGCCGTTTGGGCCTGTATCGCCGCGGCCATTCCCGTGGTCGGAGTGCTCATCTTCCTGCTCAACAGGCTGCAGGCGCTGCGCTCCTCCGCTACCCAGAATGCACCGCCAGGACCGCCCACCAATGGCGGCGTGGGCCCGGGCTCTCTGAACAGCGCCATCTGGATTGTTTACGGAGCGTTCGTGCATCAAG GTTTGATTCCTGTAGCAGTCATGGGTCTCATTAAGCTGCTGAGAAACTGA